Proteins encoded together in one Labrus bergylta chromosome 20, fLabBer1.1, whole genome shotgun sequence window:
- the LOC109994278 gene encoding transmembrane protein 236 isoform X2 produces MGTGRTLKFALCEVLQFAGLCVPLFVVMQRFAVIVAKVKTSVQPPGDGSTAYWLIVASSIAYVTSTALLVWVPLKYMVFMKKKFLIGRKKWRPVALVYVILSTLPCFAFLIASSEVQINNNMKNDTFKELPVSLVLFSLICIDVVERIRYCRLTGQANGMERDAEIPSTVLTHVEQVTAVTPINPGPGPAVPEQVVPTPLSQGASQHNDRNQNGGGARPETNGTVPGIPGNPGRPFSIAGLSSRSASTTACRVSPYTYTGPLRFLCASDARADVFVDSFMFWMDTVEMVRVAGDPLVYYSGWVFPIYIFSYLSCLRVVVMPHSPLLSSLGVAVQDLPFFFVRVGLIAFFGFVTPLLYLMKNLLVFLAFVYFNFMTKLRVFNTERMFF; encoded by the exons ATGGGAACGGGGAGGACGCTGAAGTTCGCCCTGTGCGAGGTGTTGCAGTTTGCAGGCCTGTGTGTACCACTCTTCGTCGTCATGCAGAGGTTTGCCGTCATCGTAGCCAAGGTCAAAACCTCGGTACAGCCGCCTGGCGATGGAAGCACAGCCTACTGGTTAATCGTGGCCTCCTCCATTGCGTATGTCACCTCCACTGCTCTGCTGGTCTGGGTGCCCTTGAAGTACATGGTCTTCATGAAGAAAAAGTTCCTTATTGGGAGGAAGAAGTG GAGGCCTGTGGCCCTCGTTTATGTGATCCTGTCCACATTACCCTGCTTTGCCTTTCTCATCGCCAGCTCTGAG GTTcagataaacaacaacatgaaaaatgACACATTCAAGGAGCTCCCTGTATCACTAGTCCTCTTCTCTCTCATCTGTATTGATGTTGTGGAGAGGATACGTTACTGTAGACTGACCGGCCAGG CTAATGGCATGGAGAGAGACGCTGAAATCCCCTCCACTGTCCTCACACATGTAGAGCAGGTTACAGCAGTGACACCCATCAATCCAGGGCCAGGGCCAGCTGTGCCTGAGCAGGTTGTGCCAACTCCTTTATCCCAGGGAGCAAGCCAGCACAATGACCGAAACCAAAACGGAGGAGGCGCTCGTCCAGAGACCAACGGGACTGTCCCAGGGATACCTGGTAATCCTGGGAGACCTTTTAGCATCGCTGGATTGAGCTCACGATCAGCAAGCACCACTGCATGCCGTGTATCTCCATACACCTACACAGGTCCGCTGAGATTCCTATGTGCCAGTGATGCTCGAGCAGATGTTTTTGTGGACAGCTTTATGTTCTGGATGGACACAGTGGAGATGGTGAGAGTGGCAGGAGATCCCCTGGTCTACTACTCAGGCTGGGTGTTCCCAATCTATATCTTCAGCTACCTGTCTTGTCTGCGTGTGGTGGTCATGCCCCACAGCCCCCTGCTATCCTCACTAGGAGTGGCCGTGCAGGACTTACCCTTCTTCTTCGTGCGCGTTGGCCTCATTGCCTTCTTTGGCTTTGTCACACCGCTCCTTTACCTTATGAAGAACCTGTTGGTTTTCCTCGCTTTTGTCTATTTCAACTTCATGACCAAGCTGAGGGTCTTCAACACAGAGAGGATGTTCTTCTGA
- the LOC109994278 gene encoding transmembrane protein 236 isoform X1, translated as MRCLQYIFPSRCRLRQPVFVSCAESNTSPSHQGIQCLVQCKQLGDQRAGLWCVENASGGRQCTGLRPDQPSEGQGSPHCDNSPCLPPFFFFFSAALSMGTGRTLKFALCEVLQFAGLCVPLFVVMQRFAVIVAKVKTSVQPPGDGSTAYWLIVASSIAYVTSTALLVWVPLKYMVFMKKKFLIGRKKWRPVALVYVILSTLPCFAFLIASSEVQINNNMKNDTFKELPVSLVLFSLICIDVVERIRYCRLTGQANGMERDAEIPSTVLTHVEQVTAVTPINPGPGPAVPEQVVPTPLSQGASQHNDRNQNGGGARPETNGTVPGIPGNPGRPFSIAGLSSRSASTTACRVSPYTYTGPLRFLCASDARADVFVDSFMFWMDTVEMVRVAGDPLVYYSGWVFPIYIFSYLSCLRVVVMPHSPLLSSLGVAVQDLPFFFVRVGLIAFFGFVTPLLYLMKNLLVFLAFVYFNFMTKLRVFNTERMFF; from the exons ATGAGATGCCTGCAGTACATATTTCCTTCAAGATGCAGACTAAGACAGCCTGTGTTTGTATCCTGTGCAGAGAGTAACACATCACCGTCACACCAAGGTATACAATGCCTAGTGCAGTGTAAGCAGTTGGGTGACCAGAGAGCAGGGCTGTGGTGTGTGGAAAATGCTAGTGGAGGCAGACAATGCACTGGTCTGAGGCCTGACCAGCCCTCAGAGGGACAGGGGTCGCCTCACTGCGACAACAGCCCCTGTCTCCctcccttctttttctttttttcagctgcTCTCAGCATGGGAACGGGGAGGACGCTGAAGTTCGCCCTGTGCGAGGTGTTGCAGTTTGCAGGCCTGTGTGTACCACTCTTCGTCGTCATGCAGAGGTTTGCCGTCATCGTAGCCAAGGTCAAAACCTCGGTACAGCCGCCTGGCGATGGAAGCACAGCCTACTGGTTAATCGTGGCCTCCTCCATTGCGTATGTCACCTCCACTGCTCTGCTGGTCTGGGTGCCCTTGAAGTACATGGTCTTCATGAAGAAAAAGTTCCTTATTGGGAGGAAGAAGTG GAGGCCTGTGGCCCTCGTTTATGTGATCCTGTCCACATTACCCTGCTTTGCCTTTCTCATCGCCAGCTCTGAG GTTcagataaacaacaacatgaaaaatgACACATTCAAGGAGCTCCCTGTATCACTAGTCCTCTTCTCTCTCATCTGTATTGATGTTGTGGAGAGGATACGTTACTGTAGACTGACCGGCCAGG CTAATGGCATGGAGAGAGACGCTGAAATCCCCTCCACTGTCCTCACACATGTAGAGCAGGTTACAGCAGTGACACCCATCAATCCAGGGCCAGGGCCAGCTGTGCCTGAGCAGGTTGTGCCAACTCCTTTATCCCAGGGAGCAAGCCAGCACAATGACCGAAACCAAAACGGAGGAGGCGCTCGTCCAGAGACCAACGGGACTGTCCCAGGGATACCTGGTAATCCTGGGAGACCTTTTAGCATCGCTGGATTGAGCTCACGATCAGCAAGCACCACTGCATGCCGTGTATCTCCATACACCTACACAGGTCCGCTGAGATTCCTATGTGCCAGTGATGCTCGAGCAGATGTTTTTGTGGACAGCTTTATGTTCTGGATGGACACAGTGGAGATGGTGAGAGTGGCAGGAGATCCCCTGGTCTACTACTCAGGCTGGGTGTTCCCAATCTATATCTTCAGCTACCTGTCTTGTCTGCGTGTGGTGGTCATGCCCCACAGCCCCCTGCTATCCTCACTAGGAGTGGCCGTGCAGGACTTACCCTTCTTCTTCGTGCGCGTTGGCCTCATTGCCTTCTTTGGCTTTGTCACACCGCTCCTTTACCTTATGAAGAACCTGTTGGTTTTCCTCGCTTTTGTCTATTTCAACTTCATGACCAAGCTGAGGGTCTTCAACACAGAGAGGATGTTCTTCTGA